In Prunus dulcis chromosome 2, ALMONDv2, whole genome shotgun sequence, a single genomic region encodes these proteins:
- the LOC117618632 gene encoding amino acid transporter AVT6C-like: MSPAAGARVPLLPGNKPVRRATVSGAVFNVSTSIIGAGIMSIPATLKVLGVIPAFLLIVIIAFLADVSVEFLMRFTHSGESITYAGVMRESFGQVGSVATQICVMITNLGCLIMYQIIIGDVLSGNGSSGTGHSGVLQEWFGIQWWNSRDIAILFTLVFIFLPLVLLRRVESLKYSSAVAVLLAVVFVGISSAMAIYAIFEGKTSNPELIPSLDKQTSFFDLFTAVPVIVTAFTFHFNVHPIGFELGKPSDMISAVRISLVLCAAIYFSIGLFGYLLFGDAIMSDILVNFDKSSDSAMGALLNDVVRLSYALHLMLVFPLLNFSLRVNLDELLFPKKPLLATDTRRFVILTLGLLVFSYLAAIAFPNIWYIFQFLGSTSAVCLAFIFPGAIVLRDVHGISTRRDKIMATIMVFLAVVTSAIAISTNIYNFFRNKS, translated from the exons ATGTCGCCGGCCGCCGGAGCTCGCGTGCCACTGCTGCCGGGGAACAAGCCTGTGAGGCGGGCAACGGTGTCGGGGGCAGTGTTCAACGTGTCGACGAGCATAATTGGTGCCGGAATTATGTCAATACCGGCCACTCTCAAAGTGCTTGGTGTCATACCAGCTTTTCTGCTTATTGTGATCATTGCTTTCTTGGCTGATGTCTCGGTTGAGTTCTTGATGAGGTTTACGCATTCCGGCGAGTCCATCACGTATGCTGGTGTCATGAGAGAGTCTTTTGGGCAGGTGGGATCTGTGGCCACACAAATATGTGTTATGATCACTAATCTTGGGTGCTTAATCATGTACCAGATTATAATTG gGGATGTTCTATCTGGAAACGGGTCTTCAGGAACAGGGCATTCAGGGGTTCTGCAAGAGTGGTTTGGAATCCAGTGGTGGAACTCACGTGATATTGCTATCTTGTTCACTCTCGTGTTCATTTTTCTGCCACTGGTCTTGTTAAGGCGTGTTG AATCTCTCAAGTACAGTTCTGCCGTAGCGGTTCTTCTTGCTGTAGTTTTTGTTGGCATAAGTTCTGCCATGGCAATCTATGCCATCTTTGAGGGAAAAACCAGCAACCCAGAGTTGATACCAAGCTTGGACAAACAAACCTCCTTCTTTGACCTTTTCACTGCTGTTCCGGTCATTGTCACAGCCTTCACTTTTCATTTCAATG TTCATCCAATTGGTTTTGAGCTTGGCAAGCCCTCTGATATGATATCAGCGGTCAGAATTTCACTGGTGCTTTGTGCAGCAATCTATTTCTCCATTGGTCTTTTTGGGTATCTTTTGTTTGGAGATGCAATCATGAGTGACATACTTGtcaattttgacaaaagtTCAGATTCAGCAATGGGTGCTCTGCTTAATGATGTGGTCAGATTAAGCTATGCACTTCATCTGATGTTGGTTTTCCCACTGTTGAACTTCTCTTTAAGGGTCAACTTAGATGAACTTCTCTTCCCTAAAAAGCCACTTCTGGCCACAGATACTAGAAGATTTGTGATCCTCACTCTTGGTCTGCTAGTCTTCTCTTACCTCGCAGCAATTGCCTTCCCAAACATTTGGTATATCTTTCAGTTTCTAGGATCAACCTCTGCAGTCTGCCTTGCCTTCATTTTCCCTGGTGCTATTGTTCTaag GGATGTACATGGCATATCTACAAGAAGGGATAAGATCATGGCGACTATAATGGTGTTCTTGGCAGTAGTTACAAGCGCAATTGCCATTTCCACCAACATATACAATTTTTTCCGGAACAAGTCATGA
- the LOC117618645 gene encoding ribosome biogenesis protein NOP53 isoform X1, with protein sequence MGKKAKTSRKGKKAWRANISTEDIHDFFEQSTKDALSGGSLSSAPAESLFFVDKSKDLSVKRKIEKHRQKVLHVESMLQKNPFVQAVPSSTLKKSKKTLKEVPKPKDATECSPQGSVSTSGMVDLWGDKGGENSKTKKTAKPSLIPAVEVEPPGSSFNPTFESHQETLAHAVAQEMHKVYKKELGPQPVPLTVPGEAVDEEEMYFLDADEGTDDDMNPENLDENEDAASEKRPLKTKRVTTVMLNKRARRKEQLKKEAEAKKAQKLSKEIDGLPDILQEIAKEDDEKHKRHIRRVVAKKEKLKSCPPRLGKHKFEPAPVQVLLTEEITGSLRKLKGCCTLVKDRFKSLEKRGLIPPKLNKRK encoded by the exons ATGGGGAAGAAAGCGAAGACATCTAGAAAGGGAAAGAAGGCATGGAGAGCCAACATAAGCACAGAAGACATTCATGACTTCTTCGAGCAGTCAACCAAAGATGCTCTCTCCGGTGGTTCTCTTTCCTCTGCTCCCGCCGAGTCGCTCTTCTTCGTCGACAAGTCCAAAG ATCTTTCGGTGAAGAGGAAGATTGAAAAACATAGACAGAAAGTACTCCATGTTGAGAGCATGCTACAGAAAAACCCATTTGTACAAGCGGTGCCTTCTTCGACACTGAAGAAATCGAAGAAAACACTTAAAGAGGTTCCAAAGCCAAAAGATGCGACTGAATGCAGTCCTCAG GGTTCTGTCTCAACTTCGGGCATGGTTGACTTATGGGGTGATAAAG GTGGTGAGAACAGCAAGACCAAGAAG ACGGCGAAGCCATCACTTATTCCTGCCGTAGAAGTTGAGCCTCCAGGATCCTCATTCAATCCCACATTTGAAAGTCACCAG GAAACATTGGCTCATGCTGTTGCACAAGAAATGCACAAAGTCTATAAAAAAGAGTTAGGACCTCAACCAGTTCCTCTAACTGTTCCTGGGGAGGctgttgatgaagaagaa ATGTATTTTCTCGATGCTGATGAAGGCACTGATGATGATATGAATCCAGAAAATTTGGATGAGAATGAGGATGCTGCATCTGAGAAAAG GCCTCTTAAAACAAAGAGGGTGACAACAGTCATGTTAAATAAGAGAGCTAGGCGTAAAGAACAGCTTAAAAAGGAAGCAGAAGCGAAAAAGGCACAGAAGCTTTCCAAAGAAATTGATGG CTTACCAGATATTCTTCAGGAAATAGCTAAAGAGGATGATGAGAAGCATAAAAGACACATTCGACGAGTTGTagccaaaaaagagaaactaaAGTCATGCCCCCCACGCTTGGGGAAGCACAA GTTCGAGCCTGCCCCAGTTCAAGTCCTCTTGACTGAAGAAATAACTGGATCCCTTCGGAAGCTGAAG GGTTGTTGTACCCTTGTCAAGGATCGGTTCAAGAGCCTAGAAAAAAGAGGATTAATCCCgccaaaattaaacaaaag GAAATAG
- the LOC117620028 gene encoding amino acid transporter AVT6C-like — protein sequence MVKQENSDEAEAVAHPLLQDLKSLEGQNSSSSEKGASFSGAVFNISTTMIGAGIMSIPATIKVLGIVPGFILILLVALVVEVTVEFLLRYTNSGESSTYAGMVGESFGPWGSIAVQICVIITNLGCLIIYFIIIGDVLCGSQSGGTLHFGILQEWFGIHWWNSRAYALLFIALFVMLPLVLSRRVDSLRHTSAVSILLAVVFVVICSAMAIYALCKGKTQKPRLFPDFAHQVSVFDLFTTIPILVTGFGFHVNVHPIRAELGKPSDMRSAARISLVISIIIYFSIGFFGYLLFGDSVMDDILVNFDQSSDSTIGQIINDIVRLSYAVHLLFVFPIMNFSLRANIDELLFPNKPILAQSTSRFLSLTFVLLSFTYIVAIAIPSIWYFFQFMGSTTIVCLSFIFPAALILRDGHGISTRRDKIIAILVIILAVVTSSIAMSTTLYNSAQS from the exons ATGGTGAAGCAGGAAAACAGTGATGAGGCTGAAGCAGTTGCTCATCCACTCTTGCAGGACCTGAAGTCCTTGGAAGGTCAaaattcatcatcatcagaaaAAGGCGCTTCATTTTCTGGGGCTGTCTTCAACATCTCAACCACAATGATTGGAGCTGGGATCATGTCAATTCCAGCAACCATCAAGGTCCTAGGCATAGTTCCTGGGTTCATTCTCATATTGTTGGTGGCCTTGGTTGTGGAGGTCACAGTGGAGTTCTTGCTCAGGTACACAAACTCAGGCGAGTCTTCTACCTATGCTGGCATGGTGGGTGAGTCTTTTGGACCCTGGGGTTCCATTGCTGTGCAAATTTGTGTCATCATCACCAACCTTGGCTGCCTCATCATTTATTTCATTATCATTG GGGATGTTCTATGTGGAAGTCAGTCTGGAGGAACCTTGCACTTTGGTATTTTACAAGAATGGTTTGGCATCCACTGGTGGAATTCTCGTGCTTATGCGCTTCTCTTCATTGCACTCTTTGTGATGCTTCCATTAGTCTTGTCACGCCGAGTAG ATTCACTAAGGCACACTTCAGCAGTGTCCATTCTGCTAGCAGTGGTTTTTGTTGTCATATGTTCTGCAATGGCAATTTACGCATTGTGCAAAGGGAAGACTCAGAAACCGAGACTATTTCCGGATTTTGCACATCAAGTCTCAGTATTTGATCTTTTCACCACGATCCCAATTCTTGTGACAGGTTTTGGATTCCATGTCAATG TTCATCCAATTCGAGCAGAGCTTGGTAAACCTTCTGATATGAGATCAGCTGCTCGGATTTCTCTTGTGATCAGCATcatcatttacttttctattGGTTTCTTTGGCTACCTATTGTTTGGCGATTCGGTAATGGATGACATACTAGTAAACTTTGATCAAAGTTCCGATTCCACAATTGGGCAGATAATCAATGACATTGTTCGACTGAGCTATGCAGTTCACCTCTTGTTTGTGTTTCCTATTATGAACTTTTCCTTAAGGGCCAACATAGATGAACTGCTTTTCCCAAATAAGCCTATTTTGGCCCAAAGCACCTCAAGATTTCTGTCCCTCACTTTTGTGCTGCTCTCCTTTACATACATTGTGGCAATAGCTATCCCAAGCATATGGTACTTCTTTCAGTTCATGGGATCCACTACCATAGTTTGCCTCTCATTTATATTCCCAGCTGCTCTCATTCTTAG GGATGGGCATGGTATATCAACAAGAAGGGACAAGATAATTGCAATATTGGTGATTATTTTGGCTGTGGTGACAAGCTCAATTGCAATGTCTACCACTCTGTACAATTCAGCTCAAAGCTAG
- the LOC117618633 gene encoding uncharacterized protein LOC117618633 isoform X1, producing the protein MRTLAARLTTYYCRRNPVRNAQPRNFSTYNGRDELSLEQDAERKIGWLLKLIFAGTATCIAYNIMPYMGDNLLQQSVSLLTVKDPLFKRMGASRLAQFAIDDERRMKIVEMGGAQELVNMLVDAKDDRTRKEALKALSALSPSDQAIGALHQAGAISVIRSTPDSLESAEIEKYKSGLLKRFQDLRYDFPSANVSRSSDS; encoded by the exons ATGCGTACGTTAGCAGCCAGGCTCACCACT TATTACTGTAGAAGAAACCCAGTACGGAATGCGCAGCCTCGCAATTTCTCCACTTACAACGGAAGAG ATGAGCTCTCCCTTGAACAGGACGCTGAAAGAAAAATCGGATGGCTGTTGAAGCTGATATTTGCTGGGACTGCAACTTGCATAGCTTACAACATCATGCCGTATATGG GAGATAATTTGTTGCAACAGTCCGTGTCACTTTTAACAGTCAAGGATCCTTTGTTCAAGAGAATGGGGGCTTCTCGATTAGCTCAGTTTGCGATTGATG ATGAAAGGAGGATGAAAATAGTGGAGATGGGTGGTGCTCAAGAGCTCGTAAACATGTTGGTGGATGCTAAAGATGACCGCACAAGGAAGGAGGCTTTGAAAGCTCTTTCTGCTCTGTCACCCTCAG ATCAAGCTATTGGAGCTTTACACCAAGCTGGGGCAATCTCAGTTATCAGATCAACCCCTGATTCCTTGGAGAGTGCTGAAATTGAGAAATACAAGTCAGGCTTGCTCAAGAGATTTCAAGATCTTAGATACGATTTTCCGTCTGCAAATGTGTCAAGGTCTTCAGACTCTTAG
- the LOC117618633 gene encoding uncharacterized protein LOC117618633 isoform X2 → MRTLAARLTTYYCRRNPVRNAQPRNFSTYNGRDELSLEQDAERKIGWLLKLIFAGTATCIAYNIMPYMDERRMKIVEMGGAQELVNMLVDAKDDRTRKEALKALSALSPSDQAIGALHQAGAISVIRSTPDSLESAEIEKYKSGLLKRFQDLRYDFPSANVSRSSDS, encoded by the exons ATGCGTACGTTAGCAGCCAGGCTCACCACT TATTACTGTAGAAGAAACCCAGTACGGAATGCGCAGCCTCGCAATTTCTCCACTTACAACGGAAGAG ATGAGCTCTCCCTTGAACAGGACGCTGAAAGAAAAATCGGATGGCTGTTGAAGCTGATATTTGCTGGGACTGCAACTTGCATAGCTTACAACATCATGCCGTATATGG ATGAAAGGAGGATGAAAATAGTGGAGATGGGTGGTGCTCAAGAGCTCGTAAACATGTTGGTGGATGCTAAAGATGACCGCACAAGGAAGGAGGCTTTGAAAGCTCTTTCTGCTCTGTCACCCTCAG ATCAAGCTATTGGAGCTTTACACCAAGCTGGGGCAATCTCAGTTATCAGATCAACCCCTGATTCCTTGGAGAGTGCTGAAATTGAGAAATACAAGTCAGGCTTGCTCAAGAGATTTCAAGATCTTAGATACGATTTTCCGTCTGCAAATGTGTCAAGGTCTTCAGACTCTTAG
- the LOC117619972 gene encoding uncharacterized protein LOC117619972, which yields MVSTENGNHKEEIEESNGSEVKAQIPFDVSISQKTLLSNVKSPKRFPDAVPNRIRFLKFGSASARFKRIAEERDEISRSVVSIGHGFKERINGVFSRKIDWVSLMKMSKQWIRNPMNMALFVWITCVAVSGAILFLVMTGMLNKAIPKKSQRNAWFEVNNQILNALFTLMCLYQHPKRFYHLVLLCRWKPEDISRLRKIYCKNGTYKPHEWAHMMVVVGLLHLNCFGQYALCGLNLGYRRSQRPPIGVGICITFAIGAPAFAGIYNIISPLGKDYDSELVDEEAQVRIGTDEGQERLRLKSFERKYSFAARNEQRVVENRPQWSGGVLDIWDDISLAYLSLFCGFCVFGWNMERLGFGNMYVHIMTFVLFCMAPFWIFNLAAVNIDNETVREALGVTGLVLCVFGLLYGGFWRIQMRKRFSLPSYNFCFGEPALADCTLWLCCCWCSLAQEVRTGNSYDIVEEKFYRKQTDSGSQLPISPLAREDGVVEFRSAPNSPLGSYSSPTKFSVGGSPSPSRLSKGFYSPDRPLSTVKEESYVRGKDETMTPPAPSLIEREGTEPHK from the coding sequence ATGGTTTCAACTGAAAATGGAAACCACAAAGAGGAAATTGAAGAATCTAATGGCAGTGAAGTGAAGGCTCAGATCCCCTTTGACGTTTCAATATCTCAGAAGACATTGTTAAGCAATGTAAAGTCTCCAAAAAGGTTCCCTGATGCTGTTCCTAATAGAATAAGGTTCCTCAAATTTGGTTCTGCATCTGCAAGATTCAAGCGCATAGCTGAGGAGAGAGATGAGATCTCAAGATCTGTGGTTTCGATTGGTCATGGTTTTAAAGAACGAATCAACGGGGTTTTTTCCCGGAAAATTGATTGGGTTTCACTCATGAAAATGAGCAAACAATGGATTAGGAACCCAATGAACATGGCTCTTTTTGTGTGGATCACCTGTGTTGCTGTTTCAGGTGCAATTCTGTTTCTTGTCATGACTGGAATGTTGAACAAGGCAATACCAAAGAAGTCCCAAAGAAATGCATGGTTTGAAGTCAATAATCAAATTCTCAATGCACTTTTTACTCTTATGTGTTTGTACCAACATCCAAAGCGGTTCTACCACCTTGTACTTCTGTGTAGATGGAAACCAGAAGACATTTCTAGACTTAGAAAGATTTACTGTAAAAATGGGACTTACAAGCCACATGAATGGGCCCACATGATGGTGGTTGTTGGTCTTCTTCATTTGAATTGCTTTGGTCAATATGCTCTTTGCGGCTTAAACCTGGGTTACAGGAGATCTCAACGACCACCCATAGGAGTTGGAATATGTATAACTTTTGCTATTGGTGCCCCTGCATTTGCTGGTATATACAACATTATCAGTCCCCTTGGGAAGGATTATGATTCAGAGTTGGTGGATGAGGAAGCACAGGTTCGGATTGGCACCGATGAAGGACAAGAAAGGTTAAGGTTAAAATCATTTGAGAGAAAATATTCTTTTGCAGCAAGGAATGAACAGCGTGTCGTTGAGAATAGACCACAATGGAGCGGAGGAGTACTTGATATTTGGGATGATATTTCTCTAGCATATCTTTCACTGTTTTGTGGTTTTTGTGTGTTCGGCTGGAATATGGAGAGGCTTGGATTTGGGAACATGTATGTTCACATTATGAcatttgttctgttttgcATGGCTCCCTTCtggatttttaatttggcTGCTGTTAATATAGACAATGAGACTGTTCGGGAGGCTCTTGGAGTTACTGGACTTGTTCTCTGTGTATTTGGTTTGCTCTATGGTGGCTTTTGGAGGATCCAAATGAGAAAGAGATTCAGTTTGCCTTCTTATAACTTCTGTTTTGGTGAACCAGCACTGGCTGATTGCACGCTGTGGCTTTGCTGTTGTTGGTGCTCTCTTGCTCAGGAAGTGAGGACTGGGAATTCCTATGACATTGTAGAAGAAAAgttttatagaaaacagaCGGATAGCGGCAGCCAGCTACCAATTTCACCTTTGGCTCGTGAGGATGGAGTGGTTGAATTTAGATCTGCTCCAAATTCTCCTCTGGGGAGCTACTCAAGCCCAACTAAGTTTAGCGTTGGTGGTTCTCCAAGTCCTAGCAGACTTTCAAAGGGATTTTATAGTCCAGATAGGCCACTTTCCACAGTGAAAGAAGAGTCTTATGTAAGAGGTAAGGATGAAACTATGACCCCACCTGCACCCTCGCTGATAGAAAGGGAGGGTACAGAGCCCCACAAATGA
- the LOC117618645 gene encoding ribosome biogenesis protein NOP53 isoform X2 has product MGKKAKTSRKGKKAWRANISTEDIHDFFEQSTKDALSGGSLSSAPAESLFFVDKSKDLSVKRKIEKHRQKVLHVESMLQKNPFVQAVPSSTLKKSKKTLKEVPKPKDATECSPQTAKPSLIPAVEVEPPGSSFNPTFESHQETLAHAVAQEMHKVYKKELGPQPVPLTVPGEAVDEEEMYFLDADEGTDDDMNPENLDENEDAASEKRPLKTKRVTTVMLNKRARRKEQLKKEAEAKKAQKLSKEIDGLPDILQEIAKEDDEKHKRHIRRVVAKKEKLKSCPPRLGKHKFEPAPVQVLLTEEITGSLRKLKGCCTLVKDRFKSLEKRGLIPPKLNKRK; this is encoded by the exons ATGGGGAAGAAAGCGAAGACATCTAGAAAGGGAAAGAAGGCATGGAGAGCCAACATAAGCACAGAAGACATTCATGACTTCTTCGAGCAGTCAACCAAAGATGCTCTCTCCGGTGGTTCTCTTTCCTCTGCTCCCGCCGAGTCGCTCTTCTTCGTCGACAAGTCCAAAG ATCTTTCGGTGAAGAGGAAGATTGAAAAACATAGACAGAAAGTACTCCATGTTGAGAGCATGCTACAGAAAAACCCATTTGTACAAGCGGTGCCTTCTTCGACACTGAAGAAATCGAAGAAAACACTTAAAGAGGTTCCAAAGCCAAAAGATGCGACTGAATGCAGTCCTCAG ACGGCGAAGCCATCACTTATTCCTGCCGTAGAAGTTGAGCCTCCAGGATCCTCATTCAATCCCACATTTGAAAGTCACCAG GAAACATTGGCTCATGCTGTTGCACAAGAAATGCACAAAGTCTATAAAAAAGAGTTAGGACCTCAACCAGTTCCTCTAACTGTTCCTGGGGAGGctgttgatgaagaagaa ATGTATTTTCTCGATGCTGATGAAGGCACTGATGATGATATGAATCCAGAAAATTTGGATGAGAATGAGGATGCTGCATCTGAGAAAAG GCCTCTTAAAACAAAGAGGGTGACAACAGTCATGTTAAATAAGAGAGCTAGGCGTAAAGAACAGCTTAAAAAGGAAGCAGAAGCGAAAAAGGCACAGAAGCTTTCCAAAGAAATTGATGG CTTACCAGATATTCTTCAGGAAATAGCTAAAGAGGATGATGAGAAGCATAAAAGACACATTCGACGAGTTGTagccaaaaaagagaaactaaAGTCATGCCCCCCACGCTTGGGGAAGCACAA GTTCGAGCCTGCCCCAGTTCAAGTCCTCTTGACTGAAGAAATAACTGGATCCCTTCGGAAGCTGAAG GGTTGTTGTACCCTTGTCAAGGATCGGTTCAAGAGCCTAGAAAAAAGAGGATTAATCCCgccaaaattaaacaaaag GAAATAG
- the LOC117618575 gene encoding alpha-soluble NSF attachment protein 2, which translates to MGDHIARAEEFEKKAEKKLSSWGFFGSKHEDAAELFDKSANSYKLGKSWDKAGATYVKLANCHLKSDSKHEAATAYVDAAHCYKKSSVNEAISCLEQAVNLLCDIGRLNMAARYYKEIAELYESEQNIEKAIEFFERAADFFQNEEVTTSANQCKQKVAQFAAQIEQYPKSIEIYEEIARHSLNNNLLKYGVKGHLLNAGICQLCKGDSVAITNALERYQELDPTFSGTREYRFLADIAASVDEEDVAKFTDVVKEFDSMTPLDSWKTTLLLRVKEKLKSKELEEDDLT; encoded by the exons ATGGGTGATCATATTGCTAGGGCGGAGGAATTCGAAAAGAAAGCAGAGAAGAAACTGAGTAGCTGGGGATTTTTCGGTTCCAAACATGAAGACGCCGCAGAACTCTTCGATAAATCTGCCAATTCTTACAAGCTCGGCAAATCCT GGGACAAAGCTGGAGCAACATATGTCAAGTTGGCAAACTGTCATTTGAAG TCTGACAGCAAACATGAAGCAGCCACAGCTTATGTTGATGCTGCACATTGCTACAAGAAATCATCTGTAAATG AGGCCATTTCTTGCTTAGAGCAGGCTGTAAATTTACTGTGTGATATTGGAAGGCTTAATATGGCTGCAAGATATTATAAG GAAATTGCCGAACTATATGAATCTGAACAAAACATTGAGAAGGCTATTGAGTTCTTTGAAAGGGCAGCTGATTTCTTCCAAAATGAAGAAGTAACAACTTCGGCCAATCAGTGCAAGCAGAAAGTTGCTCAATTTGCTGCTCAGATTGAACA GTATCCCAAGTCTATTGAAATCTATGAAGAAATTGCTCGGCACTCACTCAACAATAACTTGCTCAAGTATGGAGTTAAAGGGCATCTTCTCAATGCTGGAATATGCCAACTTTGTAAAGGAGATTCTGTTGCAATCACCAATGCATTAGAGCGATATCAG GAATTAGATCCTACTTTTTCAGGAACAAGGGAATACAGGTTCTTAGCG GATATTGCAGCATCGGTTGATGAGGAAGACGTTGCCAAGTTCACTGATGTGGTTAAGGAATTTGATAGTATGACCCCACTG GATTCATGGAAGACAACCTTACTGCTGAGAGTGAAGGAAAAGCTGAAATCCAAGGAACTGGAGGAGGATGATCTTACCTAA